A genomic window from Salinibacter grassmerensis includes:
- the trpC gene encoding indole-3-glycerol phosphate synthase TrpC: protein MSILDDIIDDTRELVEQRKKETPVSELEERPFYDDREPLSLATALKERGLSFIAEVKKASPSKGVIREPFDPAAIAQQYTEHDAAAISVLTEPLHFGGALEHMAWIRAHVPETPLLRKDFIVDPYQLVEARAVGADAVLLIATALEAGQLADLHTAATELGLSCLVEVYEEEDLDKIDWDQVSVLGVNNRDLHTFEVDLENSLRIFDQTPKGVGRVAESGLSDPETLVRLRKAGINGVLIGEHLMRADHPGEALSQLRAEGKKIAAQQAG from the coding sequence GTGAGCATCCTGGACGACATCATCGACGACACCCGCGAGCTCGTGGAGCAGCGGAAAAAAGAAACGCCGGTTTCGGAGCTCGAGGAGCGCCCGTTCTACGACGACCGGGAGCCCCTCTCCCTCGCGACGGCCTTGAAGGAACGGGGGCTCTCATTCATCGCAGAGGTCAAAAAGGCGTCCCCCTCCAAAGGCGTCATCCGGGAGCCGTTCGATCCCGCCGCCATTGCTCAACAGTACACCGAGCACGACGCGGCCGCGATTAGTGTGCTTACGGAGCCGCTCCACTTCGGGGGGGCCCTGGAGCACATGGCCTGGATCCGGGCCCACGTGCCCGAGACGCCACTGCTGCGGAAGGACTTCATCGTCGACCCGTATCAACTTGTGGAGGCGCGGGCGGTGGGGGCCGACGCGGTCCTCCTCATCGCGACGGCCCTCGAGGCGGGCCAGCTCGCCGACCTGCACACCGCCGCCACCGAGCTCGGGCTGTCCTGTCTCGTGGAGGTATACGAGGAAGAGGACCTCGACAAGATCGACTGGGATCAGGTGAGCGTCCTCGGGGTCAACAACCGAGACCTCCACACCTTTGAGGTCGACCTCGAAAACTCGCTCCGTATTTTTGACCAAACCCCGAAAGGAGTCGGGCGCGTGGCCGAGAGCGGGCTGAGCGATCCCGAAACGCTCGTGCGCCTCCGGAAGGCCGGCATCAACGGCGTGCTCATTGGCGAGCACCTGATGCGTGCGGACCATCCCGGCGAGGCCCTCTCTCAGCTTCGTGCCGAAGGCAAGAAGATTGCCGCCCAGCAGGCCGGCTAA